The DNA sequence ccagggaaagaattcttcggtcatccaccacagttgttttccgtggtcttctgggtgttctttttgtgttgctgagctcaccaatgctttctttctttttaaggatgttccaaacagttgatttggtcacacctaatgtttttgctatctctctgatgggtttgttttgttttttcagcctaatgatggcttgcttcactgatagtgacagctctttggatctaataatgagagttgacagcaacagattccaaatgcaaatagctcacttgaaattaactctggaccttttatctgctccttgtaaatgggttaatgagggaataacacacacctggccatggaacagctgagcagccaattgtcccattacttttggtcgcttaaaaagtgggaggcacatatacaaactgttttaattcctacaccgttcacctgatttggatgtaaataccctcaaattaaagctgagagtctacagttaaagcacgtcttggtcattttatttcaaatccattgtgatggtgtatagagccaaaaagattagaattgtgtcaatgtcccaatatttatggacctgactgtaggcttgtgtatatggaggttttctatttgttgtttttttttctatttctattggttgaactggaagCACTTTTGCTTTTAAGCTGTCTCTGATTGAAATTTCATAATGAGATGATGAAACAGCAGGAAGGGGGAAATGCTTTGACTAATTTACTTTTGTGTGTAAATTGCATGTTGAGCTATTGAGCTGTATAAACAGCAGCCTTCTTTAGAACAGAAACAGAAAAGGAACTGAGGGCTTATCCTACCTGCTGTAAATGCAAAATTGAAAAATGAGTTTTAAAAGCAatatgtcatatactgtatatactcagccaaaaaaaataaaaataaaagtgctaTTAGTTCTGACCTTAATAAACAAAAGAGAAAAGATCATCAGCATGCCTCCTACTTTCATGTCCAGCTTAAagctgggtattttttttttttttttttaatctaaaaggcaatgtcataatgtgctagtttgcttctcgctctgtcacgagcgatcgcgggtgcccagcatgTGCGCGCCTGCTGTCACGTCTTAAAGGAGCGATGTAGAGTTATggtgatttgcccagccgagccaacctgccacagtataactgcggcggctggttggctaaTAGTTAAaggactttaagcatcattaaaatcactgctcctcaaaaaacaatggtttttaaaacaaaaacatttgcattgatacctgtTCCCCAGGGCAGCACCCAGACCCCCCACACCCATTTTATGGCCaactacttgcatataagccttcaaaatggggacttttgacttttcctgttcggctcccaaaAACTTCAATGGGGTGCGCCGTTCTGGTTAGAATTttttccctgtttgggagttctgctgtgaattgaacaggggggtgttcagcccatctctgaTTAGGACTAGAGACATGTCTTAAGTTTGGCCTATGATTAGAACTAGGAGTAGATCATGGATTAGGGGTTGGGATATGATTAGACCTAAGTTAGGGCCTGAGTTAGGGTTTAGGCAATATATAGGACTATATTGGGCTCAGGCTAATTAGAACTAGAAGTAGATCCTGAGATTTGAGTTTGCGGCTATGATTTTGTCTAAAACcaggccttatgccgcatacacacgaccggactttacagcatactttgcccggcggacttttcgacggactttacgatggactatccgaatgaacggacttgcctacacacaatcaaccaaagtccgatggattcgtacgtgaagacgtacgaccggactaaaacaaggaagttcatagccagtagccaataggagccctagcgtcgttttttatccgtcggactagcatacagacgagcagacttttggaccggactcgagtccctcagatagatttgaaacatgtttcaaatctaagtccgtcaaacttttgagaaaaaaaaagtccgctggagcccacacacgatcaaattgtccgacgtcCGCCGGACcaggtatgccggaaagtccgctcttgtgtacgcggcattagggtaggGATTAGGCAATAATTAGGGCTAGTAACAAGTCAAGTTTGGGCTTGGAAAAGTTCTTAGATTAGATTTGTTTGGTCTATAACTAGGAAAAGGGGTGTGCTTTGAGCTTAAATTATAATTGGAGCTAAGAGTAAAAACCTACCCTTAGCTCCAATTATAACTTAAACTCAGAACACACCCCTTTCATTAGTGCAACTTGGGTATAGGTTTGCACTATAATTAGGGCTAGGTTAATTAGTTTGGTTAATGATTAGATCAAGGGAAAGGTCTTGGATTCGGGTTTGGTCTATGCTTAGTGTTTAGGGTTTAGGGAAAGTCTTGGATTTGGGCTGTAATTAAGACTGTGGGTTAAGTCTTGGGTTTTGATTATGATTAGGGCTAGTTTCACTAATTCCAAAATGTTTTTCACATGAGAATCAAAACAAATTTTAATTTTTCCACTTGACATCATAGAATTTTCTCTACTAGTGATACTCTATCAACTTTTCCAAATGTAGCCCTTTCTAACATTATTGCAGTCTCTCTTGTAACATGCAACCAGTCTCTGGGAACAGCCTCTTGGTTCCTCTCTTGCATTGTATTGACAGGGAATAAGGTTTATTGGAAAAAGTAGACGCTTAGCACTAAAATGAAAGCAAACTCAAGGCTTCAAAATTTGGGAAATATGAGGGTTGCTAATACTGACTGGCTTCTGAAACCGTTACTAGCCAGGCTGTTTCTAGCTTCAATAATCTCTGAGTTACTGACCCAGGACAGAAAAGTCAAACTAAAATCAGAACTCCTTTTTTACATAGATGTTCTTGATAAATGGTCAACTAGAATTGTACTAGAATTGTAACAAAAGGATGATTATTAATGGTGGCTTCCATTTTAAATTGCTCAAGTGTTATTATTGCAGGTCCCAAGTGTGTTCTTTGTAGATGAAATAACCATCAAAACAGAAAAGTTCACTAATTATGTTGTCTCCAATTTACAATGATGAAGAATTCTCTCTGGGCCAGAGTGAATTATTCTCCAGGGTGACAGACTATTTTATAAAAGGGATCCCCCTAATTGGCAGAGACGAAACAGCGTGGAGATCCTGTGTGAATGCATATTATGTATCGAAAGGGTAAGAGACTGATTAAATACCACAGCATCTGTATTATTATCATtactatattataataataatatttatatagcgccaacagtttgcacagcacgttacaacatgagggcagacagtacacttacaatacaaatcaatacaggagggatcagagagccctgctcattagagcttacaatctagaagggagggtcaagtgatcaAGTGTATTGATTTCTAAGAAAACCGTACCTTCTCCAAAAATGTatagaaactgaaaaaaaacaaaggaacaAGCTCACTATAGAGACACTGTTAGTCCAACAATTGTGTTAGACTCTCAGGGAATCTCTGCATTGATcttgaggaggagaagaagatttGTTTTATTTACTGGGTAGCATTCATAACTCACAAAAGATTCACTCTCTACCTTGATGAGCTCTTTTAGGTATACCTAACATTACAGAATTATGTAGGCTTGTAAAAAGGAGTTAGTTTCCTTTTATTGTAATGACTGCCCCACAGGTTTGGTGAGAATCCCCGCTTAGCTTTTAAGAGATGGGTGGGCTTAGTTGGGTGTGAAGGGAAAGGCCTGAAAAGATCTAGCAAATGTTGGGTTGGGCTCTTCCCTTCAGGAAGAGGAACCCAGATGGGTGCTGAGGGCCTCCATCCTAGGAATGGGAATAGGATGGAGACAGAAGTGAAGAATCTATATTTGAATCTGCATGTATCGTAGTGCCCCCTCCTTATACCTTGTTGGTCTATCACTAtaaaaaaacacttgatttctCTATAAAATTAAGCTAAGAAAAGTGATGTTATAATATTCTGAAGTATTAAGTGTTCACTGCAAACCTGATCAACACAAGGGCTGGTGGTGGCTAGCTGGAATGAGGTTTTTCCTTTGTGGCAGTGGTTGCAGGCCCCTCAGCTTGTGTCATACGCCAGGTGACCTGGGTCCCATGGACCCCAGGCATCTGGACCAACCTAAGAGTTTTATAGACTCAACTATGGAAGGGCCTATGCAGGGCCCTACAAGAGAATGGGTTTCAAATGTGAATAGGGGTCAGAGTGGAAGCAGATCAGGGGGATGGAGTGAAAGAGGTTTCAGGCCCACCATCTGTCCATGTAGTGCATACATGGAGGTCTGTATTAAGCAATGGGTTGAGAACTGGCTCAACAACCCAGCCCCTGGTGCCTCGTGTTACTGTAGGCTGCTAGCTGGATGCTCGGCCACATGGAGCAGCTAGCGGGCACCTACAGACTACCATTGTTGATTAATTTCAAAAAGTATGTAGATTAGAAATTCTTCCACCATTTTAATATTTGTTTACAGGATGCTGTGGGACTCAAAAAGTATTGAGGCCAGATACAGCTAGACAACTGGCGTTTACAGGAACAGAAGCCCTTTTGTTCTCTCGTGACAGGTGTAGTTTGAATGTAATTGTGTATGaattaatttaaagtgattgtaaagtcttgtttaaaaaaaaaaaactcctttaatgtgaagtggatttgcacatggcagcctggatcctcctcttctcaggtgcctctttgctgatcctgatcccctgccccccccccctcctgtctagagccctcacagcaagcagcttgctatgggggcacacccgAGCCGTACTgtagctccatgtgtccattcagacatggagctgccattcggccctgccccctctctctcctgattggctaactgactttaactgacagccacaggagccaatggcgccgctgctgtgtttcagaCAATCAGGGGGGAGAGTCAGCCGAGGGACTtgcagacatcgctggacagagatggggctcacgtaagtattagggggggtgctaggtaggctgctgcacacagaaggctttttattttaatgcttagattgcattaagataaaaagccttctgcctttacaactcttttaataATCTTGACCTTGGGGCAGCTAATATTAAAAAGTAGTAGCGCTCTGACACTCTAGATTCAGTATTTACAGGATGACAGAAAGATGTGCAGTGAATCATTGGAAAGAGCAacgcacaggaggaggaggggggtgaaattTGGCATCTCTGGTATTTATGTTACACAGAACACATATGCTAACATGTGATTGAATTTAAGCTGCtgggagtaatatatatatatacaccatattaccaaaagtatttggacacttTTTactcacacatgaactttaatggcatcctagtcttagtccctagggttcaatattgagttggcccaccctttgcagctataacagcttcaactcttctgggaaggctgtccacaaggtttaggagtgtatctatggaaatgtttgaccattcttccagaagagcatttgtgaggtcaggcaatgatgttggatgagaaggcctggcttgcactctccactctaattcacccaaaggtattctatcgggttgagtgcaggccagtcaagttcctccaccccaaactcactcatccatgtctttatggaccttgctttgtgcactggtccaaatcatttggtggaggggggattatggtgtggggttgtttttcagtggaaggccgctgacaactgatgactcattggttgtttaGGACCTGcctactccttaacaaccagctagtgaCAGTCATTGGTAAGGGCACCGggtttcactactaaaatacttcATGACCTTATAAAATAACTTGTGGTATTTTAGTATTGTTTAGTAGTGTTTTTTAAAAACGCTATGCAACTTTGCATCTCAATGCTATTTGATAGTTTTTTGTTTCATCACAGCAGAGAGAGAAATCGATGAACATCATGAACAAGACCCAAGTCACCATGTTCGAGTTTTCAGGCCTGAGTGACAATAAGAAACTTGCCCCgttcctctttttcttctttctgctTGTCTACGCTGTGACGGTCTTAGGAAATGTCGGCATGATATTTGTTGTCCATGCCTTCAGCAGCCTCCACACACCGATGTACTTCTTCTTAAACTACCTGTCTTTGGTAGACTTCTTCTACGCATCAACATTGACTCCTAAAATGTTGTCTGACCTGATTTCTGAGAAAAGGTCCATCTCGTTTGTCGGCTGTGCCATCCAGTTCTTTTTCTTTGCTGCCCTGGCAAGCACTGAAGTTTTCATCCTCTCTTGCATGGCATATGACCGTTATGCGGCTATCTGCCACCCTCTCCATTATGTTTTGATTATGACTAAGAAAAAATGTTGGTGCCTGGTTCTATTTTCCTTCTGTATTGGTTTCTGCCAGGCTGTGGTTCCAACCAGCTGTGTGTTTAATCTTCAGTTCTGTAGATCCAACCTTATAAACCATTACTACTGTGACATCCCACCATTGCTTCAACTGGCCTGCTCTAATCCTCACCTTTGCTACATATTAATTAACGTCTTTGTTTGCCTTTGTACCATTAGCTCCATGGTTATAATCTTGGTTTCCTACATGCATATTATTTCTTCTATTCTAAAGATGAAAACCTTCAAAAGCCAGCGAAAGGCTTTCAGTACCTGCTCTTCCCATTTGATCTGTTCCACCATGTTCTACGTGACGGTCTTCATCAACTATTTCAGTTCATCTTCTGATTCCTTTGAGAAACACGACAGATCTGTTACTGTCTTCTACTCCCTGGTGACACCAATGCTGAATCCTCTTATCTACAGCCTGAGGAATCAGGAGGTTAAAAGGGTCATAATGCAAATTGTGCGAAGGCATCAAAGTCAGAAATGATAGAAATGTAGGTCAATTTGAAGAATCCTCGTTAACAACATTAACCTATTTTCTATTTTCCTTCTGTATTGGATTCTGCCAGACTATGGTTCCAATCAGTTGTGTGTTCAATCTCCAGTTCTGTGAATCCAATCACTACTGTGACGCCCCACCTTTGCACCATTAGCTCTATGGTAATAATCTTGGTCTCCTACATGCATATTATTTCTTctattcaaaaaaagaaaaaccttcaaAGGCCAGCAAAGGGTTTTCAGTATCTGCCTCTCCCATTTGATCTGTTCCACCATGTTCTACATGACGGTCTTCATCAACTAATTCAGTTTATCTTCTGATTTCTTAGAGAAACACAACAAATCCACCACTATCTTTGACTCCCTGGTGACGCCAAAGCTGGTGCCCCGGAAGAAGTCACATTTGACAAAATGCGTAGGGCGAGGCCTCGTGCTGACATCACATCACTGGAAGCGGCGTTGGAATTGCTCTGTTTTCTGGCTAAATTGGTTTCTTTAttgcacaatggggttgatttactaaaactggagagtgcaaaatttggtgtagTTCTGCAAGGGAATAAATCAACTTCCAgattttttggtcaaagcttaattgaataagctgaagttcaaagttgattgactaccatgcacagctgcaccagatttcgcactctcgacttttagtaaatcaacccgaatagcttctttatatacagtatgtaactatatgttttaattagaaaaaaaaacttttagtaaggatttcacactatgtggagtggCTGCTTTGTCATTCCGTTCTGAGAGTCAGATGAATACCTATCGGCAGATGATGTTTGGTTGGCCACAGCAATGGCACGGTCTGGATGAATTTAATTTCTCAATCTCATATGCATTCTATGACTTCTTTTTAGTTAGAGAGTCATTTAATGCTGGTAAGCCCGCACTGGTACCTTTGAGGTTGCGG is a window from the Aquarana catesbeiana isolate 2022-GZ linkage group LG03, ASM4218655v1, whole genome shotgun sequence genome containing:
- the LOC141134852 gene encoding olfactory receptor 5AP2-like, whose protein sequence is MNIMNKTQVTMFEFSGLSDNKKLAPFLFFFFLLVYAVTVLGNVGMIFVVHAFSSLHTPMYFFLNYLSLVDFFYASTLTPKMLSDLISEKRSISFVGCAIQFFFFAALASTEVFILSCMAYDRYAAICHPLHYVLIMTKKKCWCLVLFSFCIGFCQAVVPTSCVFNLQFCRSNLINHYYCDIPPLLQLACSNPHLCYILINVFVCLCTISSMVIILVSYMHIISSILKMKTFKSQRKAFSTCSSHLICSTMFYVTVFINYFSSSSDSFEKHDRSVTVFYSLVTPMLNPLIYSLRNQEVKRVIMQIVRRHQSQK